The sequence below is a genomic window from Tenacibaculum tangerinum.
AAAGATTTTCTAAATAATTGGTTTCTCCAGGTAACACTAAATCGGTAAGTACCGTTAACGATTCTTTAGGCTTTTTTGCTCTCATCAATTACATTTTGCCGCAAAGATACGGCAACAAAAAAATTTATCTAAACGAATCGTAGTTTATTTAGCCAACAACCAAGCGTCTTTGCTTGCTGTAGCTTTAATCGTTTCTAACGCCTTTCTTGCTTCTTCTCTTGTTGTATAACTTGCAAAAGCCACCTGTGTTAATCCCAAGTTGTTTTTGCCAACAATAGAAGCTTCAAATCCTTTTTCTTGTAGTGCTACTAATTTGCTGTTGGCGTTACTTACTTCTTGAAAAGCCCCGGCAATAATATGAAAGTTCTTTGTCTCTTTACGAACGTTTAAATTGATAGTAGGTAGCGGATTGTCAATGACAAAGGTTGCCGATTGAATTTTCTTTTGAACTGCCTCTTCTTGGTTCGCTAATGCGTCTTGTTGTTGTTGATTTTGAATACCGTTCCATCCCACATAAGCAACACCTACAAAAACTGCAGCAGCAGCAACTCTTTTTAAGTATAACGGAATTGTTTTCGTTTCTTGTTCTGTTGAAATAGGAACTACTTTTTCTTGCTCCACTCTTTCAACAGCAGGTACGGTAACCTCAGCCAACCCATAAGAATCCGTTAAAAAGTTACTTGATGGATTGGGTTCGAAAATTAACTTTTTCGATTCATTTAAAGATAAACTTCCTACCGAAGCAACTTGAATAGTGGTCGTTGCTAACTCTTCATTCCATAATGCAACCTCTTCTGTAATAAAAGCAACTGCTTCTTCAAAAGAGCTGTTTTTAGTAGCAGCAATATAGTTCGCCAATAATCCGTCGTTATGCTGTAAATACGCATTAAACGTAAGTCGTTTTTTGGGAGGATAAAAAGTGTGCGTAGTCGTATTTACACTAGCAGCTATTTTATTCGTTATAAATCCTCCAAAGTTAGGAACGATTACGCAATCGTATCTATATAATAAATCGTTAATGTAGTCGGCTAATCTCATAACTACAAATATAGTTTTTAAAATTTAAAATTTAATAAACCAAGTAAATTTTAATAAATCGTTTTTTGTATATTGATAGTCAAATTATTGCTATATGAATTCAGAAAAATTGCTAGCCATGTTACGGCTACAAGCCACTAAAAACATAGGAGCTGTTTTAGCAAAAAAGCTAATTACAGCTACAGGTAGTGTAACGCAGGTGTTTCGAGAGAAGAGAAATAACCTACATAAAATTAACGGAATTGGCACTCATGTTACTCAACATCTTTTTGATGAAGACAACTTGAAAAGGGCAGAAAAAGAACTCAACTATATTCAACAAAACAACCTTGATTTTTCGTATTTTTTAGATGCTGATTATCCGCAATACTTAAAACATTGTATTGATGCGCCTATCTTGCTTTTTAAAGATGGAAACATTCAACTAAACAACGATAAAATAATTTCAATTGTAGGTACTAGAAACATGAGTTCGTATGGTCGTGATTTTTGCAATCAACTTGTTGAAGACCTAAAAGAACACAATCCAATTATTGTAAGTGGATTTGCTTATGGGGTAGATATTTGTGCACATACAGCTGCTATAAAAAACAACCTACAAACCATTGCTGTTTTGGCTCACGGATTGGATGAAATTTATCCCAAAACTCATAAAAAATACATGCATCAAGTCAATGAGAATGGCGGATTTATTACCGAGTTTTGGCACGATGAACCCCCTGTAAGAGAAAATTTCTTAAAACGGAATCGTATCGTGGCAGGACTTTCAAAAGCTACGATTATTATTGAATCTGCTAAAAAGGGAGGCTCGTTAGTTACTGCCGATATTGCCAATTCGTATCATCGCGATGTGTTTGCGTTGCCCGGTAGGGCTTCTGATGTGTATAGCAAAGGATGTAACAATCTCATTAAAAATAATCAGGCACATTTGTTAACTTCTGCCGAAGATATTGTAACAATGCTCAACTGGGATCTTCCGAGAGCTTCAATACCCATTCAAAGCAAGCTTTTTGTTGATTTGAATGATAACGAACAGAAAATTCACGATTATTTACAACAAAATGGTAAACAATTGCTAGATGTTATTGCCTTGAAATGCAATCTTCCTACCTATCAATTGGCATCTATTTTAGTGCAAATGGAACTCAAAGGAGTTATAAAACCTTTACCCGGAAAAATGTTTGAAGTTTAGTCAACTTCAA
It includes:
- a CDS encoding HU domain-containing protein, which encodes MRLADYINDLLYRYDCVIVPNFGGFITNKIAASVNTTTHTFYPPKKRLTFNAYLQHNDGLLANYIAATKNSSFEEAVAFITEEVALWNEELATTTIQVASVGSLSLNESKKLIFEPNPSSNFLTDSYGLAEVTVPAVERVEQEKVVPISTEQETKTIPLYLKRVAAAAVFVGVAYVGWNGIQNQQQQDALANQEEAVQKKIQSATFVIDNPLPTINLNVRKETKNFHIIAGAFQEVSNANSKLVALQEKGFEASIVGKNNLGLTQVAFASYTTREEARKALETIKATASKDAWLLAK
- the dprA gene encoding DNA-processing protein DprA, with protein sequence MNSEKLLAMLRLQATKNIGAVLAKKLITATGSVTQVFREKRNNLHKINGIGTHVTQHLFDEDNLKRAEKELNYIQQNNLDFSYFLDADYPQYLKHCIDAPILLFKDGNIQLNNDKIISIVGTRNMSSYGRDFCNQLVEDLKEHNPIIVSGFAYGVDICAHTAAIKNNLQTIAVLAHGLDEIYPKTHKKYMHQVNENGGFITEFWHDEPPVRENFLKRNRIVAGLSKATIIIESAKKGGSLVTADIANSYHRDVFALPGRASDVYSKGCNNLIKNNQAHLLTSAEDIVTMLNWDLPRASIPIQSKLFVDLNDNEQKIHDYLQQNGKQLLDVIALKCNLPTYQLASILVQMELKGVIKPLPGKMFEV